A segment of the Flavobacteriales bacterium genome:
CAGAATCGCGTGTGGTCTGGCCATGTGGGCACGCCCTCGAACATCACACTCGCGGCGCCGTTCAGTAGGGGACCATAAACAATGTAGCTGTGACCGGTGATCCAGCCGATGTCGGCCGTGCACCAGAACACGTCGTTCTCTTCGCATTGGAAGACATTGGCAAAGGAGTACCCCGCGTACACCATGTAGCCGCCGCATGTATGCACCACACCCTTCGGCTTCCCGGTGCTGCCGCTTGTGTACAGGATGAAGAGTGGATCCTCGCTGTCCATCGGCTCGGCGGGACAGTCGCCGCTCACGTGCTTCAACTCATCCTCGATCCATCGGTCGCGATCGGCTTTCATCGGCACGTCCTCGCCCGTGCATTTCGCAACCAGCACTACACGCACGCTGGGGCAGGAGGGAAGGGCCTCATCCACCACGGCCTTGGCCGGAATGCACTTCGCGCCGCGCCGGATGCCATCGCTGGTGATCACCACGGAGCATTGCGAATCGTTGATGCGGTCGACGAGTGAATTCGCGCTGAAGCCGCCGAAGACCACCGAGTGGATGGCCCCGATGCGCGCGCAGGCAAGCACACCGATCGCCAGATCCGGGATCATGGGCATGTAGAGGCACACGCGGTCACCCTTCTTCACGCCATTCCGCTTCAGCACGTTGGACATGCGGCAAACGCGCTCGTGCAATTGGGAATAGGTGATGCGCTCACTTTCCTGCTCAGGGTCGTTCGCTTCCCAGAGCAGCGCGGTCTTCGATCCGCGTTCGGCCAGATGTCGGTCGAGGCAGTTCTCGGTGATGTTGAGCCTGCCCCCGATGAACCACTTCACATCGGGCTTGATGAAATCCCCTTCGAGCACCTTGCTCCAGGGCGCAAGCCAACTGAAATGCTCCGCGATCGCTGCCCAGAAGGCCGTTGGATCCAGGAGGCTTTCAGAATGCGCAGCCTCATACTCGGCCATGCTGCGTATGCGGTAATCGGTCATGGTGCCGGCGAAGTTGGGCGTTCGGCATACAAGATCGTCAGTTCCCATGTCAAGGCGGTTCGTCTAAAGAAAATCAGCATTCGTCTTGACTTTCGCCCATTGCACCTGAAATCTTGCGGCCACTTTTCCGACTGGCAACAGACCCCAACGAATAACCCAACACGCATGTGGCCAGTACAGACACTCACGCTCCTGCTCTGCCTTACCGACGAAGAACAGCTCTATGCCCAACAGATCCCGCATGAAGCGGTCCCGGCCACGATTGAAGTGACGGCTCCAGAGGAAGAGCCGATCGAGAACGCTCTCGTGCTTTCCATAGAAGCCGAAGCCTGAGCCAAGCCTACCCCGGACCCGGTCTGCCGCAAGGTGGGCCGAGTACGACGACCCCGGTGCCACCTGCCCAGGTGCCGGGGTCAACTTTTATCATAGCGGTCACGGCCTAGCTTCGCCGCCTCACCAATTGACCATGAAGCACCTGACCGTCGCTGCGTTCACCTTCTTCGCCATTCATGCCTCCGCCGTTGACCGGATCGTTGAGGAATTCGGCGTGCCGCCCACCTACCCGAACATCGCCTCCGCCGTCGCGGCTGCGGCCGATGGTGATCGGATCATCGTCAAGAACCGCGCGGGCGAGATTCCCTGGATCGAGAACATCACCATCGACAAGAGCCTCGAGTTCCTGAGCTATGCGAACGACGGTTACTTCGTGGTGCAGGGCACGTACAACATCGTTCCTGCGAACGGCCGCGTGGTGCTGATCAACGGCATGCGGAACACCGCAGGCGGGATTGGCGCAGGGGCAGGCACCTCAAGCATCCGCGGAACGCGCGTCCGGGTGGTGGACAGCTACTTCGTCAATGGCAGCCTCAACCTCTCCAGCAATTGGTTCGATGCCGATATCGTAGGCTGCACCTTGGTGAACGGCTGCGTATCCATCAACTTCGGCAATGTGGTGGGCAACGATGTGGATTGCAGCCAGATCAACGACGAGGCGATAAGCGTGAACACCACCTCGTCCGGCACCGCCATCGATACTTGTGCCATCATCGGCAACAAGGTCAAGGGCCGCATTGGCTACGAAGGCATCTTCGGAAGCAGCTTCGGCCAGGTGTTCCACATCCGCAACAATTACGTGCAGCATGGCTGGATGGGGATCGAGTTGTATGAAGGACCTGTGACCAATGCAGCCAACCTGGTTTGGAACAACACCGTGACGGCCTATACCGGCAACTTCACCACCTACGGCATCAACCTCGCGAACACCAACGCGGGAAGCATCTGGGAGATCATGAACAATGCGGTGACCCGCACCTGGGCCGGCGAATGCCGCGGAATCAATAACGACAGCGGCAACCTGGGGCAGATCAACGTGTACTTCAACCATGTCTCCACGGGAATCACCTTCCCGATCGATGCGGGCTTCACCTTCGCGGGGAACAACACCATCGATCAGGCCATTACCCTCAACGCCGATGGCACCTTCCTCGCCGACGGCGCGGCCATCGATGGCGGCAACCCGGCGGCACCATTCTATGACCTCGATTTATCCATCGGCGATGCAGGTGCCTATGGCGGCAGCTATGCCCTCACCAATTTCTTCCCGCTTCAGAGCGGTGCGGCACGCGTGTACATGACCGGCCACCCCTTCAACGTGCGCCAGGGAAGCACCCTGCGCGTGAAGGCCACGGCGTTCGACCGCTGATCCGCGCACGATGACGATCGCACGATTCCTCTTGTCCAGCTCGCTGCTGGCGGCACTCACGGCCAGCGCGCAGCGCGTGGACAATGCCGAGTACTTCTGGGATGCCGATCCCGGCGCCGGCAGCGCGTATCCGATGAGCGTGCTTGACGGTGCGTTCGACCAAGCGGTGGAAGCCATCTTCCTCGAGACTGCCACGCTGCCTTCGCTCGGCGCGCACACCTTGGGTGTCCGGGTGAAGGATCAGGCGCAGAATTGGGGGCCAACGTTCACCACCGTGGTGGTGATCGAGCCGCCGGTGGCCACGGTGCCGGAGATCACCGTAGCGCAAGCCGAGTTCTATTGGGACAGCGATCCCGGAGAGGGCAGCGGCACTCCGATGGTCGCTTTCGATGGCGACTTCAACAGTGCCTTGGAAGCGATTTCGATGGAGACCAGCGCTCTGCCATCAATCGGGGTCCATGTGCTCAGCGTTCGCGTGAAGGATGTGAATGACGCATGGAGCCTGCCGTTCAGCGTGGTGGTGGAAGTGCTCGACGGCGCGGTGAGCTTCCCGGAGATCAGCGTAAGCGCTGCCGAGTACTATGTGAACGATGATCCCGGCTTCGGTCAGGGCACTCCCATGCTCGCTGTGGATGGGAGCTTCAGCAGCGCGCTTGAGGCGATCAAGGGCGGTGGCATCCCCGCGCCGGTGACGGCTGGCGTGAACGTGCTTTGGCTCCGAGCGAAGGATGTGAACGAGAGCTGGGGCCCGAGCTTCGGCATCGTGGTGAACATCGATACCACCATCACCGGAACGGTGGGGGTGATGGACCAGGAATCCCAGGGCATGCGGCTCTCGCCGAATCCGACCAGAGGCGATGCAGGCTTCACCGTGCTGTTCGACCGCGCGGTGAGCGATGCGCTGATCCGCGTGCTGGATGGGGCAGGCCGCACGGTGATCGAACAGCGCGTGCGCCAGCAGCGGCGCATGGAACTGGTCATGCCCGATGCCGCGCCCGGCGTGTATCACGTGGGCGCTATCATCGAGGGCGTGCCGCGCTGGCAGCGGCTCGTGCTGCAGTAGCGAGTCGTTGTATCGAGGGAGCCCTGCCTGCACCGGCAGGGCTCCTTCGTTCTCATCTTCGGCGCCATGCGGAATCCCCTTGTGGCAATAACGGCGTTGCTGTCCATCGGAATTCATGGCCAATGGACATTCACCGGCGATTCTACCGTGACCTGGGAGCAGGCCATCGCGCGTTATCAGGAATTGGATCGCCAGCACACCGGCGCGCACCTGTTCGAGTTCGGCGAGGACGATGACGGCTCACCGCTTCATCTATTCGTGATCAGCGACGGCAGTGGTTTCTCGCCAGATAGCATCCGTGCGGCCGGGAAGAGCATCCTGTGGATCACGAACGGCATCCATCCCGGCGAGCCCGATGGCATCGATGCCAGCCTGTTGCTGGCGCAAGCGCTGCTCGAAAGCGACCAGTACATGGGGCTGCTGGTGAACACAGCGGTCTGCATCGTGCCTTTGTACAACGTGAGCGGGGCGAAGCAGCGCAGCGCTACCAGCCGTGCCAACCAGAACGGTCCGGCCGAGTACGGCTTCCGCGGCAATGCACGCAACCTTGACCTCAACCGCGACTTCATGAAGATGGATTCGCGCAGCACCTGGTCATTGGTGGAAGCGATCGCCGTGATGGATCCTGACGTGTACTTCGAGACGCATGTGAGCAACGGCGCCGATCACCAGTACGTGATGGAGCTGCTAACCACGCAGAAGGACAAGCTCAGCGGTGGGCTCAGCGACTTCATGACGCGGACCATGATCCCGGGGCTGCACGCTTGGATGGAGCGCAA
Coding sequences within it:
- the acs gene encoding acetate--CoA ligase; translated protein: MTDYRIRSMAEYEAAHSESLLDPTAFWAAIAEHFSWLAPWSKVLEGDFIKPDVKWFIGGRLNITENCLDRHLAERGSKTALLWEANDPEQESERITYSQLHERVCRMSNVLKRNGVKKGDRVCLYMPMIPDLAIGVLACARIGAIHSVVFGGFSANSLVDRINDSQCSVVITSDGIRRGAKCIPAKAVVDEALPSCPSVRVVLVAKCTGEDVPMKADRDRWIEDELKHVSGDCPAEPMDSEDPLFILYTSGSTGKPKGVVHTCGGYMVYAGYSFANVFQCEENDVFWCTADIGWITGHSYIVYGPLLNGAASVMFEGVPTWPDHTRFWQVIEKHGVTQFYTAPTAIRSLMAAGHDLPSRFAMPSLKLLGSVGEPINEEAWHWYHEQVGKKRCAIVDTWWQTETGGIMLSGLGGITPMKPAHAGLPLPGIRTILVDQQGKELHGEAEGYLCIDFPWPSIIRTTWGDHERCRINYFAQYPGRYFTGDGAKRDAGGFFRIIGRVDDVINVSGHRIGTAEVENAIDEHPDVVESAVVGYPHDIKGQGIYAFVICDHVRTDKDALRNEVIATVERIIGKIARPDKIQFVSGLPKTRSGKIMRRILRKMAEGEMNNLGDTSTLLDPAVVEEIKSGHL